Part of the Janibacter alkaliphilus genome is shown below.
GAGCGCGGCCACGTCCTGGCCGCCGCGCTGCTCGGCCTGGCGCGGGAGGTCGGCGCGGGCACGATCGTCGACCTGGGCGCCGGGCGCGGCGAGCTGCTGACGGCGCTGGCGAGCGCCGCCCCCGACCTGCGGCTCACCGGCGTCGACGTGGTCGAGCGTCCGGGCTCCCTGCCGGAGCGGGTCGTCTGGCACCGCTCCCCCGGCGGCGCCGAGCTGCCCGACCTGCCGGGTGCCGCGACCGACGACGCCCTCGTCGTCGCCCACGAGTGGCTGGACGTCGTGCCGTGCCCGGTCGCCGAGGTCGACGTCGAGGGCGCGCTGCGCGAGGTGCATATCGACGACGACGGCCGCGAGACGCTCGGCGAGCCGCTGACCGGCGGCGACCGGGAGTGGGCCGGGCGCTGGTGGCCGACGACGACCCCCGGCGCACGCGTCGAGGTGGGCCGGGCCCGCGACGACGCCTGGGCCGAGATGCTCGACACCTGGCGCCCGGCGGCCGCGGTGGCGATCGACTACGGGCACACCCGCGCGACCCGGCCGGAGGGCGGCAGCCTCGTCGGCTACCGGGCCGGTCGTCAGGTGCCGCCGGTGTCCGACGGACGCGCCGACCTCACCGCGCACGTGGCCGTCGACTCCCTTCCCCAGCATCGGCGCCTGGACCAGGCGGAGGCGGTGCGGCGGTGGGTGCCGCAGGCCGCTCCCCCGGACCCGGGGCTGGCCCGCACCGACCCGGCGGTCTACCTGCGGGCGGTGTCGGCGCGCAGCGCCCGCACCGCGCTGGTGCAGGGTCCGGCGGGCGGCTTCAGCTGGGTGATCTGGTGCCCGACGTGGTCGCCGTCCCCTCCGGTGGGGTGAGCACCGGCAGCAGCGCCTCGGCGATGAGGTCCATGCCGGCCGGGGCGGGGTGGAGCGCGTCCCGGTAGATGCCCTCGGCCGCGTCGTCGACGGTCGGCAGCGCCTCGCTGAGGTCGACGTAGGCCACCCCGCGGTCCACCGAGGCCGCCTCGGCCATCGCCGCCAGGTAGTCCTGCCACGGGTGCACGAACGCCCCCTCCGGCGGGTGGAAGAGCCCGACGAGCAGCACCGGGGCGTCGATCCCCCGCTGCCGGACCTGTCGCACGAGGGTGTCGACATCGTCGGCGAAGGTCGCCGGGTCGGTCCCGGCCCCGGCGTCGTTGAAGCCCAGCGGCACGAGCACGAGCTCCGGGTCGGCGCCCAGGCTGTCGTCGAGGTAGGAGGGGCTGCGCACCACCTCGTGCAGGCGCACCCCGGAGCGGGCGGCGTCGAGGACGTGCACGCACCGCTCCCGGTCGTCGCGGTAGGGACGCAGGTCGGTGACCGTCACCGGCCCGCCCCCCGCGGCCGAGACGTTGCGGACCTGCACCCGGTGCTCCCCGGCGCCCAGGTCCGCGGACGACCAGACCTCGCGCCGGCCTTGCTCGGTGGACGCTGCGGTCGTCGTTGCCAGCCCGCCGGCACGCGTCGCCGGCGAGCCGTCGACCCGCACCTGCAGCCGACCCCCGCCGGGCACGGTGCGGTAGCCGACGTCGACCTGACGCGCGTCCACGGTCCAGGTCAGGGTGGCCCCCGGCCGCAGGGTCAGGGCCCGTCCTCCCGGGCCCAGCCCCGGCGCCTCCGCGACGTCGCCGGTCGTGGCCGGGTCGGGCAGGCTGGTGGCGCGGTAGTCCGGCGGGACGCTCGAGCTCGTGCCGTGCCAGCCGGCCGCGCCGGTGGGGCAGCCCGGCGCCACGCGCTCCCGCAGACCGTGCTGCAGCTGGTCCAGCCAGCGCCGCTCCAGCCGCCCGGTCAGCCCGGAGCCCTCGCTCACCGAGTCCCCGAGCACGACCATCTCGGCCGGCTGCTCCGCCGAGGCACCGGCCGCCGAGAACCACGGGCGCAGCGCCTCCTGCGCGACGACGTCGACCTGGCCCGCGGACACCCCGCCGTCGCCGCCGTCGCCGTCGTCCCCGCCGTCGCCGCTCGTGCCGCACCCGGCCAGGCCCACCGCCAGCGCGGCGGCGGCCGGGAGCAGCCGACGGCTCATGACGGGTCGAGCACCAGCTCGGCGAAGCCGCGCAGCACGAAGGTCGGGCGCCGGGTCGCCGAGGCCACGCGCAGCCGCGGGTGCCGGGTGAGCAGCGCCCGCGCGGCCTGCTGCATCTCCAGCCGGGCCAGCGGGGCGCCGAGGCAGAAGTGGATGCCGAGGCCGAAGGCGAGGTGCGGGTTCGGGTCGCGCGCCGGGTCGAAGGTGGCCGGCTCGGCGAAGACCTCCGGGTCCCGGTTGGCGGCGCCGAGCAGGGTGATGACCTTCTCCCCCTCGCGCACCTCCGTGCCGGCCACGGTGAGGTCCTGGGTGGCGGTGCGCTCGAAGAGGTGCAGCGGGCTGTCGTGGCGCAGCATCTCCTCGACGAAGAGGGCCCGGGCGGTCGGGTCGGTGACGTCGACCTCCGGGCTGCCGGCGGCCAGCCAGGAGTGGATGCCGTTGCCCAGGCCGTTGACGCTGGCCTCGTGGCCGGCGTTGAGCAGCAGCACCACGGTGGCGACGAGCTCGTGCCGGCTGAGCCGGTCACCGGCGTCGCGGGCGGCGACGAGGTCGGAGAGCAGGTCGTCGCCGGGGTGGCGGGCACGGTGGTCGGCCAGCGTGTCGGTGTACTCGGCGAACTCCCGGCTGGCCTGCTGCGCGGCCGCCCGCTCGGCCTCGCTCGGGTCGACCTCGTACATCTTGACGATGGCCTGGCTCCACGGCCGGAGCAGGTGCCGGTCGGCCTCCGGCCAGTCGAGCAGCTCGGCGATGACGGTCACCGGCAGCGGTTCGGCGACGGTCTCGATGAGGTCGAAGGGGGCCGACCCGGCCGCCTCGACGAGCTCGTCGGCGATCCGGGCGATCCGCGGCTCCAGCCGGGCGACGTGCCCACGGTTGAAGGCGCCGGCCACGAGGCGACGCAGCCGGGTGTGCTTCGGCGGCTCGCTGTCGAGGATGGAGTCGGCGTGCAGCCAGTTGAAGGTGGCCCAGTCGGCCTCCGGCTCGCGCGGGGTGAAGATCCGACCGAGCCGACGGTCACGCAGCACCGCGGAGACCTCGGCGTGGCCGGCCGCGACGTAGCCGCCGAGCCCGGGCTGCCAGGTCAGCGGCCCCTGGGCGCGCAGCGCGTCCAGGTGCGGGTAGGGGTCGGCGACGACCCCGGGGTCGGTGAGGTCCAGCGGCGCGGCAGGGGCGGTCATGTCCCGATCGTGCCAGGCGCCGCGGGACGGCCGGTCCGCGGCACGGGCACGGCATGCACGGGCACGGCATACTCGCGGCATGGCCGAGCAGCGCACCCTCGACGTCGGGATCGGCGACGGCGCCCTGGCCAGCGCCGAGATGGTGCTCAACGTCGGCCCGCAGCACCCGGCGACGCACGGGGTGCTGCGGCTGCAGCTGGTGCTCGACGGCGAGCGGATCGTCTCGGCCGAGCCGGTCATCGGTTACATGCACCGCGGCGCGGAGAAGCTCTTCGAGGTCCGCGACTACCGGCAGATCACCGTGCTGGCGAACCGGCACGACTGGCTCTCCGCCTTCGGCAACGAGCTCGGCGTCGTCCTCGGGGTGGAGGCCATGCTCGGCATGGAGGTGCCCGAGCGCGCGGTCTGGGCGCGCACCCTGCTGGCCGAGCTGAACAGGGTGCTCAACCACCTCATGTTCCTCGGCTCCTACCCGCTGGAGCTCGGCGCGATCACCCCGATCTTCTACGCCTTCACCGAGCGCGAGGAGATCCAGGCCGTCATGGAGGAGGTCTCCGGCGGGCGGATGCACTACATGTTCAACCGGGTCGGCGGCCTCAAGGAGGACCTGCCGGCCGGCTGGCTGGGCCGGGTCGAGGCGGCGGTCGCCACGGTGCGCGAGCGGCTGCCCCGGCTGGAGTCGATGCTCGTCGGCAACGAGATCCTCCAGGGGCGGACGAAGGGGGTCGGCGTGCTCGACCCGGCGACCGTCCTCGACTTCGGGGTCAGCGGACCGATCGCCCGGGCCAGCGGGGTGGACATGGACCTGCGCCGGGACGCGCCCTACCTCGCCTACGGCGAGCTCTTCGCCGAGGGCGGGCCGGGACGGGTGGTCACCCGCACCGCCGGCGACTGCCTGGCCCGGCTCGAGGTGCTGCTGGAGCAGACCCACGTCAGCCTCGACCTGGCCGAGGCGTGCGTGGCGCGGCTGCGCGAGCTGCCGGCCGGGCCGGTGAACCAGCGGCTGCCGAAGGTGCTCAAGGTGCCCGAGGGCGACCGCTACACCGCCACCGAGAACCCGCTCGGCCTCAACGGCTACCACCTCGTCTCACGGGGTGAGAAGACGCCGTGGCGGCTGAAGCTGCGCTCGGCCTCCTTCAGCAACGTCCAGGTGCTGACCGAGATGCTGCCCGGGACACTGGTGGCCGACATGGTGGCCATCCTGGGCTCGATGTTCTTCGTCGTCGGCGACGTCGACAAGTAGCGCCGCAGGTCAACCCGCTCGGCGCGGAGCCTTGTGGTCTTGTTGCCTCGCGGGTAAGTTCCGCCGTGTCCGACACGAGGGCCGGGGCCGTGATGCGCCGTGCGCCCGCTTCACACGCAGGATCATTACGCAAGGGGAGAACACTCTATGGCCAAGCGACACACCACCCGCATCTCCGCGGGCGCTGCCGCCGTCCTGGGCCTCGGTGCCGCCGGCATCGGCTTCGCCACGCCCGCCCAGGCCGTCTCGGCCGACATCGCCTACTCGTGCGAGGTCTCCGACCTCGGCATCCAGTTCGAGGACCCGTGGAACGTCAACCTCGACGTCGACGTCCCCGAGCAGGTCGAGCCCGGCGAGGAGATCCCGGCCCCGGCGATCGTCGCCACCGTGACCCCGGGCGCCGACGCCCAGGAGCGGCTGCGCCAGCTCGAGGTCCAGACGGTCGAGGGCCCGAGCACCGCCGCCTACACCGTCGACGGCGAGGAGCGCTCGGTCGAGCTGGAGACCCCGCTCACCGAGGTGCCGGAGAGCGGCGACCTCGTCGTCGAGGCCACCGGCACCGGTGACGCGGAGACCGCGCCCGCCGAGGACGGCACCATCGAGATCGCCGCCGGGGACTTCACCTCGACGCTGACCACCGACACCGGCTTCGTCCTCAACGTCGCCTGCACGGCCCCCGACGAGAACGCGGTCGGCACCATCCAGGTCGGCGAGGCCACCGAGCCCGAGCCGTCCGACGACGACTCCGAGAGCCCGTCCGACGACGACTCCGAGAGCCCGTCCGACGACGACTCCGACAGCCCGTCCGACAACTCCAGCAGCCCCTCTGACGACACCTCGGAGGAGCCGGCCCCAGAGGTCAACGACTGGTTCACCGAGCCGTCGACCCTGCCGATCACCGACAGCCAGGACGCCTTCACCGTCGAGGGCACCGCCTCCGAGGACGGCACCCTGACCGTGCAGCTCCTCGACGCGGACAAGAACGTCCTGGAGACCTACACCTGGGACGTCGAGGAGGGGAGCAACTCGCGTGACTTCGACTTCGTCGAGGGCACCGACTACGTCCGGATCATCAGCGCCGACTGCGTCGACGCCAACGGCGCGACCGAGGAGGACGTGAACAGCGGCTGCAACGTCGAGTACTACGCCCCCTGGGCCGAGATCAGCGACGGCAGCAGCTCCAGCGTGACCAGCGTGGCCGGTGACGGCAGCGACGACGGTGCCGCGGCCCCGCAGACCCCGGGCGTCGTCCAGACCGACGCGCTGCAGCGGGTCGAGCCGGCCGAGGGCAGCAACGCGGCCGCCTTCGCCCTGGGCGGTCTGCTCATGGCCGGCGCCGCCGCCGGCTCGGTGGTCGTCGTCCGCCGCCGCAACGCCGCTCAGCACTGAGCCTGACTCAGCACTGAGCTGCACCGGTCGACCTGATCGGGCCGTCGGCCCGGGAGCCCCTCTCCCGGCCCGGCGGCCCGATCGCCGTCCGGGGCCGACACCCAGAGAACCCTCAGGGTGAGCACGTAGCCTCACCCGCCGACACCCGCATCGCGAACGCGCCCGCAAGGAGCACCCGTGGCCGAGCAGCCCGAGAGCACCCCCTCCACCCGCCAGGAGCGCGGTGAGCGGCGCCGCGGCTACCGTCGGCGCACCGCCGTCATCGCCGCCGTCGTCGCCGCCCTCGTGGCCGTGGCCACCGGCGGTGTGTGGTGGGCGGTCTCCGACGACGGGCAGGGCACCGCGGTCGACCCCGGCACCTACGTCGACCCCAGCGACATCGAGCGCAGCACCTCCCCCTCGGCCACCTCGTCGAGCTCGTCCAGGAGCTCGAGCAGCTCGGCCAGCTCGTCCTCCCCCTCCAGCAGCAGCGCCACCAGCAGCTCGGGCAGCGCCGCGCCCGCGGGCTCGGCCCCGGACGGCCAGCCGACCCGCGTCCAGGTCACCTCGGGCGGCCTGGACGTCATCGACGCCAGCCTGCAGGCCACCTACCTCGACGCCCAGAACGTGCTGGCGCCGCCCTTCGGCGTGGCCGGCTGGTACGCCGAGGAGGGCTGGCCCAAGCCGGGCCACCAGGGCTCCAGCATCCTCGTCGGGCACATCAACCAGGGCGGCGAGCCGGACGTCTTCTGGAACCTGCCCCAGGTGAAGGTCGGCGACGTCGTCACCGTCACCTACGGCTCCGGCTCGACGGTGAAGTTCAAGATCACCCGCTCCGAGGCGGCCTCGAAGGCGGCCGTGCCCCAGGACGACTCGATCTGGGACCACGACGCCGCCCAGCCGCAGCTGCGGCTGATCACCTGCGACCCGACGACCCCGCTCGAGGGCGGGCACTACGAGGGCAACTGGGTGGTCTGGGCCGACGAGATGGTCGCCTGACCCGGTCGGTCCCCGGGCCGCCAGCACTCAGGCCGACGGGCGCGACCGTCGCTGCTCGCCGTCCTCGCCCTCGTCGTCGTCCTCGACGATCCGGCACCAGGACTGCACGATCAGCCCGGCGCCCGCGACGAGCAGCCCACCAAGCCCGGCGAGGGCGTCCCACAGGGCGATCGTGCCGCGGCCCCCGAAGTCGAGGTCGGGCAGCAGCACCAGCGCCTGGCCGAGGTAGCCGCCGCCGACCACCGCGCCGGTGAGCGCGCTCGCCTGGGCCAGCGCGAGGATCCGTGCGGCCAGCAGCGGCTCGACCCGGGCCTGACCGCGCTGGTGACGGCGCATCCGCCAGCCCATGACGAGCACGACGACCGCCATGGCCAGCAGCAGACCGGCCGCCAGCCAGGTGACCCGCAGCGGCTGGTTGCCGGCGTCCAGCCACCAGCGGCCGACGACCCAGGAGAGGCCGGTGGCGATGACCGCGAGCAGCAGCAACGAGCCGGCGCGCAGCCCGGACCTCAGCACGAGGGGTCCCCGGCGTCCGCCCAGCGGGCGACCAGCGGCATCGGCCGCACCCCGCTGGTGTCCATGCCCTCGACCAGCGCGTCGACCCGGACCACCTGCTCGCCGACCCGGAGCACGGCGTCGGGGTCGGCCGACAGCCACGGCACGAGGACGAAGGCGCGCTCGTGGGCGCGCGGGTGCGGCAGGGTGAGCACGTCGTCGGCGCTGCGGGTGTCCGTGTCGTCCCGCGGGTCGCCGTGCTGGATCAGGTCGAGGTCGAGGGTGCGCGGCCCCCACCGGACCTCGCGGGTCCGGCCGAAGAGCGCCTCGATCTCGTGCAGCCGGGCCAGCAGCGCGCCGGGCTGCAGGGCCGTGCCGAGCAGCACCACGGTGTTGACGTAGGGCGGCTGCTCCGGGCCGCCGACCGGGTCGCTGAGCACGAGGTCACCGACGGCGAGCACGTCGCCGAGGGCGTCCAGGTGGTCGAGCGCCGCGAGCACTCCCTGCTGCGGGCTCGCCGGCTCGTCCCCGTCGTCCACGGTCCCCGGTGCCTGGTGGGGCAGGTTCGCCCCGAGCGCGACGACCGCGACCCGCATCGGCCGGGACCGGCGCAGGGTCACCGCGACGTCGACGAAGGGGACCCCAACCGGGGCCTGCGGCTTGTGCACGGTCACCTCGACGCGCTGCACGGCCTCGTGGGCCAGCGCGTCGTCGGCGATCTGCCCGGCGAGGGTCTCGATGAGGTCCAGCGCGGGCCCCTCGACGCGGCGCACGACGTCGGCGGCGACGTCGGCGTAGCTGACCGTGCGGGTGAGGTCGTCGGTGGCCGCCGCGTCGGCGAGGTCGAGGTGCAGCACGACGTCGACGACGAACTCCTGCCCGTCGCGCTTCTCGTGGTCCAGCACCCCGTGGTGCCCACGGGCGCGGACCCCGGTGAGGGTGATGGTGTCACCGGTGGTGGTGTCTCCGGTGGTGATGTCACTGAGCAGCTCACCGCTGGTGACGCCGACGCTGCCGGCGCCGCCGGTCATCGCGCACCCGCCAGGGCGGCGGCGACGTCCAGGGCGTCGCGGGAGGCCTGCACGTCGTGCACCCGGACCCCCCAGACGCCGGCGTGGGCCACCGCCGCGGTGGTCACCGCGGTCGCCACGTCCCGCTCGTCCAGCGGTCGCTCGGTGCCCTCGGATCGCCCGACCGCGCCGAGGAAGGTCTTGCGCGAGGTGCCGACGAGCACCGGCAGGCCGAGGTCGACGACCCGGGCCATCCCGGCGAGCAGCTGCCAGTTGTGCTCGGCGGTCTTGGCGAAGCCGATGCCCGGGTCGAGCACCAGCCGCTCGCGCCGCATCCCGGCCGCCAGCAGCGCCTCGACCCGGTCGGTCAGCTCTCGGCAGACGTCGGCGACGACGTCGTCGTAGCGGGCCCGGGACTGCATGTCGTGGCTGTGCCCGCGCCAGTGCATGACGACGAAGGGGACGTCCGCCGCGGCCACGACGGCCGGCATCTGCGGGTCGGCCAGCCCGCCGCTGACGTCGTTGACGATCGCCGCCCCGGCGGCCACCGCCTGCTCGGCGACGGCGGCCCGCATCGTGTCCACCGAGACGGTGACCCCCTTCGCCACCAGGGCGGTGACGACCGGGATCACCCGGCGCAGCTCCTCGGCCTCGTCCCGGCGCTGCGCGCCGGGGCGGGTGGACTCCCCGCCGACGTCGACGACCTGGGCGCCGTCGGCGACCAGCTCGAGCCCGTGACGCACGGCGGCGTCGGTCTCGACCCAACGACCGCCGTCGGAGAAGGAGTCCGGGGTGACGTTGAGGACGCCCATGAGCAGCGGCTCGCCCCGGGCGGCGGTGGTGGGCGTCGTCACCGGGCGCCACCGGTGAGCAGCGCCATCGCCTCCGCCCTCGTCGTGGGGTCGCGCAGCGCCCCGCGCACCGCCGAGGTGATCGTCGTGGCGCCGGGCTTGCGCACCCCGCGCATCGACATGCACAGGTGCTCGGCCTCGACGACGACGATGACGCCCTGCACGTCGAGGTGGTCGACGAGGGCGTCGGCGACCTGCGAGGTCAGCCGCTCCTGCACCTGCGGTCGCTTGGCGTAGACGTCGACGAGGCGGGCCAGCTTGCTCAGGCCGGTGACCTTGCCGGTGGGCCCGGGCAGGTAGCCGATGTGGGCGCGCCCGTGGAAGGGCACCAGGTGGTGCTCGCAGGTGGAGTAGATGTCGATGTCGCGGACGATGACCAGCTCGTCGTGCTCCAGGTCGAAGGTGGTCGCCAGCAGCTCGCCGGCGTCCTCGTGCAGCCCGGAGAAGACCTCGGCGTAGGCCCGGGCCACCCGGCCGGGGGTCTCGACGAGGCCGTCCCGGTCGGGGTCCTCGCCGACCGCCAGCAGGATCTCGCGGACGGCCGCCTCGATCCGGGGCAGGTCGACCGGGCTGGAGGCACCCGCCGGTGCCACGCCGTTCACCGGCAGCTCGCTGCTCACCGGTGCCTCAGCGGGGGTCGTCGGGGTCGACGCGACCGTCCTCGGGGAGCTCGCGCACCTCGGTGGGCGGGCGCTCCTCGAGCCGCGGGTCGGCGCCCTCCTGGGCGGCCTCGTCGATCGCCGCGACGGTGCCCGGGTCGCCCTGCTGGGCGCCGACACCGGCCGGCGGAGCACCGGTGGGGCTGCTGCCGTTGCGGGCGTGCTGCAGCTCCTGGTCGCGGCGCCGCATCGCCTCCTGCTCGGCCGGGGTGAGCACCGGCGGCTTGTCGGAGAGGTAGCGCGACTCGCTGGAGAGCCAGGTCGGGCGCGGCGGGCGCTTGCGCACGTCCTCGAAGACCGCGGCGATCTCCTTCGGGCCGAGGGTCTCGTGCTCCAGCAGCTCCAGGACGAGCCGGTCGAGGACGTCCCGGTTGTCGTTGAGGGCGTGCCAGGCCTCGTCGTGGGCGGCCTCGATGAAGCGGCGCACCTCCTCGTCGACGATCCCGGCGATCTCCTCGCTGTAGTCGCGCTGGTGGCCCATGTCGCGGCCGAGGAAGACCTCGCCCTGGCTCTGGCCGAGCTTGACCGCACCGACCCGCTCGCTCATGCCGAACTCGGTGACCATCTTGCGGGCCATCGCGGTGGCCTTCTCGATGTCGTTGGCCGCGCCGGTGGTGGGGTCGTGGAAGATGATCTCCTCCGCGACCCGGCCGCCGAGGGCGTAGGCCAGCTGGTCGAGGATCTCGTTGCGGGTGGTGGAGTACTTGTCGTCGGTCGGCAGCACCATCGTGTAGCCGAGCGCGCGGCCCCGGGGCAGGATCGTCACCTTCGCCACCGGGTCGGTGTGGTTCATCGCGGCAGCGACCAGCGCGTGCCCGCCCTCGTGGTAGGCGGTGATCTTGCGCTCCTGGGCGCTCATGATCCGGGTGCGCTTCTGCGGCCCGGCCATCACCCGGTCGATCGCCTCGTCGAGGGTCTTGTCGTCGATGAACTGGGCGTCGCTGCGGGCGGTCAGCAGCGCGGCCTCGTTGAGCACGTTGGCCAGGTCCGCGCCGGTCATGCCGGGGGTGCGACGGGCCACCGCGAGCAGGTCCACGCCGGGCGCCATCGGCTTGCCGGAGGCGTGCACCTCGAGGATCCGGTGGCGGCCGATCATGTCCGGGGCCTCGACCGCGATCTGCCGGTCGAAGCGGCCCGGGCGCAGCAGCGCCGGGTCGAGGATGTCCGGGCGGTTGGTGGCGGCGATGAGGATGACGTTGGTCTTGACGTCGAAGCCGTCCATCTCCACGAGCAGCTGGTTCAGCGTCTGCTCGCGCTCGTCGTGCCCGCCGCCGAGGCCGGCGCCGCGGTGGCGGCCGACGGCGTCGATCTCGTCGACGAAGACGATCGCCGGGGAGTTCGCCTTGGCCTGCTCGAAGAGGTCACGCACCCGGGAGGCACCGACACCGACGAACATCTCGACGAAGTCGGAGCCGGAGATGGAGTAGAAGGGCACCCCGGCCTCGCCGGCCACGGCACGGGCCAGCAGGGTCTTGCCGGTGCCGGGCGGACCGTAGAGCAGCACGCCCTTCGGGATCTTGGCGCCGACCGCCATGAACTTGCTCGGCTCCTGCAGGAACTCCTTGATCTCGTGGAGCTCCTCGACCGCCTCCTGGGCCCCGGCCACGTCGTCGAAGGTGACCTTCGGGGAGTCCTTGGGGGCGAGCTTGGCCTTGGACTTGCCGAACTGCATGACCTTGTTGCCGCCCTGCGCCTGGCTCATGATGAACCAGAAGAGGCCGACGAGCAGCAGCAGCGGCAGCAGCGAGAAGAGCACCGAGCCCCAGATGCTCGGGTGCTCGATGGTGTCGTTCTGGACGCCGGGGACGTTCTCCTCGACCAGCGCGAGCATCTCGTCGGAGCGGGCGTCGATGAACTCGGTCTCGACCTTCGTCGCGTCCTCCACGGCCTCGCCGTCGGAGTAGGTCTGTCCCTCCTTGAGGTCCATCTGCAGCACGTTGTCGCTGGTCATGTGCACGTCCTGGACCTGCTCGTCGCGCAGCAGAGTCTGGGCGGCGGAGGTGTCGATGCGCTCGTAGCCGCCGTTGCCCTGGAGGGAGAACATCAGGACGAAGGCGCTGATCAGCAGCAGCGCCCAGAAGGCGGGCGAACGGAAGATCTTCTTGGCGTTCATGTATCTGGGGTCCGGCCCCGGCTTCCTGCTCGACGACGTGCGGCGGTCGGCGGCCGCGACGGGTGATCAGGACGAAACTACCTGACACCTACCGGAGGGTCGCCTTCAGCATGCCAACGCCCTCCCCCGGTGCCGTGTTCCCGCGCGGGCGCCCGGGCCGGACCACCCGCACGTCGGGGACCGTCCACCGTCGCCGCGAGCGAGCGCATCCCGTCGCCTCAGGTCGGGGCGAGGCACCTGGTTGCGCTCACTCAGCCCGCGCACGGACCGCCCTGTGGCCGACCGGGACGACCCTGGACCGCGCTGATCTAGACGACGGTGACCTCGGCCTCGATCCGGATGTCCGAGGTGAGCGAGCGGGCGATGAAGCACTCCCGGTGAGCGACCTCCAGCAGGTGCCGCACCCGCCGGTCGACCTCGTCCGCGGAGCGCTCGCCGGCCCGGACGGTGACCACCGGGCGCAGCACGATCGTGGTGACCCGCAGCGGCGGGTCGTCCTCGGGCATCTCGGCCACGGCGTCGTCGGTGTAGCCGAGGACGTCCAGCCGGGCCCGGGCGGCGACGGCGAGGAAGGAGAGCAGCTGGCAGGAGCTGGCCGCGGCCAGCAGCAGCTCCTCGGGGTTGGTCAGCGCCGGATCACCGCGGAAGGCGGGGTCGGCGCTGGCCTCGACGTCGAGGCCGTGCTCCCCGGTGCGGGAGACCCGGTGGGTCCGCCCGTAGCCCTCGTAGCCGACGCCGGTGCTGCCGGACCAGTCCAGCCGGGTCGC
Proteins encoded:
- the folE gene encoding GTP cyclohydrolase I FolE → MSSELPVNGVAPAGASSPVDLPRIEAAVREILLAVGEDPDRDGLVETPGRVARAYAEVFSGLHEDAGELLATTFDLEHDELVIVRDIDIYSTCEHHLVPFHGRAHIGYLPGPTGKVTGLSKLARLVDVYAKRPQVQERLTSQVADALVDHLDVQGVIVVVEAEHLCMSMRGVRKPGATTITSAVRGALRDPTTRAEAMALLTGGAR
- the ftsH gene encoding ATP-dependent zinc metalloprotease FtsH, which codes for MNAKKIFRSPAFWALLLISAFVLMFSLQGNGGYERIDTSAAQTLLRDEQVQDVHMTSDNVLQMDLKEGQTYSDGEAVEDATKVETEFIDARSDEMLALVEENVPGVQNDTIEHPSIWGSVLFSLLPLLLLVGLFWFIMSQAQGGNKVMQFGKSKAKLAPKDSPKVTFDDVAGAQEAVEELHEIKEFLQEPSKFMAVGAKIPKGVLLYGPPGTGKTLLARAVAGEAGVPFYSISGSDFVEMFVGVGASRVRDLFEQAKANSPAIVFVDEIDAVGRHRGAGLGGGHDEREQTLNQLLVEMDGFDVKTNVILIAATNRPDILDPALLRPGRFDRQIAVEAPDMIGRHRILEVHASGKPMAPGVDLLAVARRTPGMTGADLANVLNEAALLTARSDAQFIDDKTLDEAIDRVMAGPQKRTRIMSAQERKITAYHEGGHALVAAAMNHTDPVAKVTILPRGRALGYTMVLPTDDKYSTTRNEILDQLAYALGGRVAEEIIFHDPTTGAANDIEKATAMARKMVTEFGMSERVGAVKLGQSQGEVFLGRDMGHQRDYSEEIAGIVDEEVRRFIEAAHDEAWHALNDNRDVLDRLVLELLEHETLGPKEIAAVFEDVRKRPPRPTWLSSESRYLSDKPPVLTPAEQEAMRRRDQELQHARNGSSPTGAPPAGVGAQQGDPGTVAAIDEAAQEGADPRLEERPPTEVRELPEDGRVDPDDPR
- the folP gene encoding dihydropteroate synthase → MGVLNVTPDSFSDGGRWVETDAAVRHGLELVADGAQVVDVGGESTRPGAQRRDEAEELRRVIPVVTALVAKGVTVSVDTMRAAVAEQAVAAGAAIVNDVSGGLADPQMPAVVAAADVPFVVMHWRGHSHDMQSRARYDDVVADVCRELTDRVEALLAAGMRRERLVLDPGIGFAKTAEHNWQLLAGMARVVDLGLPVLVGTSRKTFLGAVGRSEGTERPLDERDVATAVTTAAVAHAGVWGVRVHDVQASRDALDVAAALAGAR
- a CDS encoding OsmC family protein, whose product is MPSATHRYATRLDWSGSTGVGYEGYGRTHRVSRTGEHGLDVEASADPAFRGDPALTNPEELLLAAASSCQLLSFLAVAARARLDVLGYTDDAVAEMPEDDPPLRVTTIVLRPVVTVRAGERSADEVDRRVRHLLEVAHRECFIARSLTSDIRIEAEVTVV